From Acidobacteriota bacterium:
TCTTGCCAGAGAAGATGGCCGCCGAGGCCTCGGCGATCTCCTCGGCGTCGCCGGCGGCGAAGGCCGTCAGGCCGAACTCGCGGGCCTTCTCGTAGAACTCGTTGACCGGGTCGAGCCCGACGGCGATGAGCAGGGTGTCGCAGGCGAACGAGCGCTCCGTGCCCTTGACCGGGCGGAAATTCCCGTCGACGCGGGCGATCGTGACCGACTCGACGGACTCCGCGCCGTTGGCGCTGACGACGGTGTGCGAGGTGTAGACCGGCACGCCCAGCCGGACCAGCTTGTCCCGGTGGACCTTGTAGCCGCCGCATTCGGGCAGCGCCTCGACCAGGCCGACGACGGCGATGCCGGCCTGCAGGGCATGATACCCGGCGATAAGCCCGACGTTGCCGCCGCCGACGATGAACAGGCGCTCCGTCGGCTTGACCAGGTCCCGGTTGACCAGGGTCTGGAAGGCGCCGGCGCCGTAGACGCCCGGCAGGGTGTTGCCCGGGAAGGCCAGGTTCTTCTCCCGCGCGCCCGATGTCACCAGAAGGACCTCGGACTCGATCAGGACGTAACGCCGTCCCCCGGCCAGCACGCCGACCTTCCGGTCGCTGTAAACGGCCAGGGCCGTGCTCTGGAGCCAGACCCGGACGGCCGGAAAGGACCGGACGTCGCTCTCCAGGCGCGTGGCGATATCGATGCCCCGCGTCCCGGCGTAGACGGCCTCGATGGAGCCGAAGAAGCGATGCGTCTGCAGGACCAGCTTGCCGCCGAGGCGGTGCTTGTCGTCGATAAGGAGCGTCTCGATTCCCCGGCGGCCCAGCTCGATCGCGGCCGAAAGGCCGGCCGGCCCGCCGCCGATGATCAGCACCGGCACGCGGACCGTTTCGACGGCCCGGGCCGCGGCGCCGCCCGCGGCCGCGACGCGCGGCAGCTCGGGCAGCCCTTCGACGGGATCGACCCTGAGGCCGGGCCGGACGAGCTCCATGCACGATTTCACGGGGATGCCGTCGGCCAGGACCAGGCATTGGGCGCACTGGCCGTTGGCGCAGAAGATCCCCTGCGCGGCGCCGTCCCTGGCGTGGTGGCCGAAGATGCGGACCCCGGCCGCGAACAGGGCCGAGGCGACGGTCTCCCCCTCGAAAGCTTCGAGGGCCTGGCCCTTCCAGGTGAAGGGGACCTTGGATCGGGAGGGGATGGGCAGGATGGGATGTTGATCGATGCGGTACATTTGACGATGCTCGCTCCTTAGGCCTCAACGGGCGGACCGGCAAAGGCCGTTATTATAACACAGGGGCCGGGTGCAAACATCCGCTCGAGACGGTGTATAATCTCGGACATGCCGCCCTTGAAAAGGATGGTTCCCGGCGCGGCGGCGG
This genomic window contains:
- a CDS encoding FAD-dependent oxidoreductase; its protein translation is MYRIDQHPILPIPSRSKVPFTWKGQALEAFEGETVASALFAAGVRIFGHHARDGAAQGIFCANGQCAQCLVLADGIPVKSCMELVRPGLRVDPVEGLPELPRVAAAGGAAARAVETVRVPVLIIGGGPAGLSAAIELGRRGIETLLIDDKHRLGGKLVLQTHRFFGSIEAVYAGTRGIDIATRLESDVRSFPAVRVWLQSTALAVYSDRKVGVLAGGRRYVLIESEVLLVTSGAREKNLAFPGNTLPGVYGAGAFQTLVNRDLVKPTERLFIVGGGNVGLIAGYHALQAGIAVVGLVEALPECGGYKVHRDKLVRLGVPVYTSHTVVSANGAESVESVTIARVDGNFRPVKGTERSFACDTLLIAVGLDPVNEFYEKAREFGLTAFAAGDAEEIAEASAAIFSGK